In Lycium ferocissimum isolate CSIRO_LF1 chromosome 7, AGI_CSIRO_Lferr_CH_V1, whole genome shotgun sequence, the sequence AATATTCTGACAGAAACTGAGCACCATTTGAACAGGTAGTTCAAGGGATCAAGTAAAAGTTACTTAACAGAATCAATAATTTGATTTAGCAAGATTTGAAGTATACTTGCTTTGCATGTAAAGAAATAGCTTATTTAGAAAAGTGTTCCACCACTTGTTGCATAATGATACAGATGAAAGTTTGAAACTTGCCTAATACAAGTACAAAAATCTAGACCATGACTTAAAGCTCATCCATCATGAGTTCAAGAAAATATGCATCTTCAGTAGTACCTACGATTCACATAAAACATCATTATATGAGTTAAGAACATTTCTTCTGTGTTTATGTAGCATGGTTAACAATAGTTGGAAACTTTACACCaagacaaaggaaaaaaagaagttgaaggacAAGTAGAGCCACcatatcattttttattttaggaaGTGTCAATGGGAGTCTGGAAAAGTGAATGCGTCTGGTTTGAAGAGGTAACTATACTCCATCTTTTGCACAGTAAAAAGTTAAAATCTAAAATGATCTCACGTGAAACCAAAATACTAGTTGAAGATATGAGGATATATTACATCtacaaacaaaaaatttaaaagcaaCTAAGAGAACTTGAAGAGGAATAGCTCTTGTGAGAGCCAATTACTAGttatatgaagagaaagataGACATGTTGGACAGGTTGAAGGAAACACACCAAGTTGACGTCCATCTTTTTCTTTGCAAATGCTATACAACAGAGAGGGAACTAGAAAACCTCGGTGAGATCAGCAATTCCTCATTCTTCATTCGGCCACAATGCTCCAGATCATACTATAATCACATACAGAATTAGACAAACAGATGAGGTAAATTAGGTTTGCAAGTAGCTAAAAAAGGGTAACAGCTTGtacaaaaatagaaagaaaaaaaaaaaccacggGAACAGCTCGTCATTGACACCATACCAGATTATAGAAAAGACAAGGACTATCCCGAGGTATCCAAGCTTATACAAACGAATCTTTTTTTCCCATGGTAGCTGATTGAAAATCTCAGTTACATCTAGCAAGTGGCGACGATCAGTATATCTAATCAAAAGGTTAACATCTTTTGTCAGACCATTTTGTGATGCCATTGACAAAAAACAGCAGGAAGAGGTTAGCagttcaacatactttattCAAAATACTTACACTTTGACATCATAATATAAGTACGGGAGACAGATCAGACACATTAACCAATGACCCATCACAAGATGTAGGAAGCATAGTGCTCCTTGAAGAATAAATTCTGGAACCACAAGTCTGTTAATCTCGGATGCTGAATCATAAGGGTTGACATAATCACTTTCAAGGTCCGCCAAGGACATGACCTGCAGTAAATAAATCCAATTGCTATATTTACTGTCCCTAAAAATTATGAACAGAAAAGAACAATAGAAAGGAAAGAACTGGGTAGAAAAATGTGAGCAGCTAATGATTCAAGGTTAACAACATATTGCCCAGGAACTTTGACCATTAGATTCAACTAGACATATTAGTCGCATATCGATTTCCAGGTCAATTGATACAAGAAGATAAGACCAGAAGAGCTACAAATCTAACTTACACCATCATCATccatgaaaagaaagaaaaaactcaTTAAGTCGTAATGTGATTTTCTTGATTGACATGCCTTTTTAAGCTTCTCATGTTACCctctcttcaaaaaaaaaaaaaaaggtccgaGGATCTTTCTGTTTATTTATTTGACAATAAAGTCGTAATGTGAATTATAGTAAGGGACTCTTTACACTGCAGTTAAATTAGGCAAAATCAGTATGACGCTTATGTATCCGATACATATGTTTCCAGCAAGTACTATTGACACTTGTAGCAGAAACCTCAGAACTGATTGGTTCATTGATTTTCAGATTAATATATAGTAGTTTAGGAGGGTTCAGAATTCCTTTCCTGGTCAAGTCAATGATTGTAGAAAGAGAAGCAAACATGAAGTATTCAGAAAACACGTAAAAGAATGTGGTGGACGTTTATGGCAATTCTGTGATGCTAGAAATCCCACATAATCAATCACCCTTTTTGGTGCCAATTTGAACTACTAATAATAAGTAATAACGGTTCATTCAAGTCTTAGTTCAGAAGAAAACTGAAATTCAATAGATGCTCCCACAAAAAGGAAGATTGTTGAACCTTTTCGACGACAATGAATGCTATGACCACAGCACAGAGATTATTCAATGGCAAATCTAATTTGGAAAGCCTTTATTTGGACAGTTGATTGTAAAAGCAATTTTAGTATAGTCAAGTTCTCAGCCTTTTCCCAGTGGCTCGAGCCACCTTACACTGGGGGTGTCAATTGACAACCTTTTGCCGGAAAATTACACTGTTCAGCTAGGTCAAATTTTTAGTTTTATATACAGTGTATAGTATGTCGGCTCCCTTTATTTTTCACGTGTGtctacttttttatattttgacaccCCTCGGTGAAATTCATGCCTTTGCCATTGGCTACCCTGGCTCTAATAAATCAAATACTGAAAAATAGTAACAAAAGTTTAATTGGTTAAACACACAAACGAGTTAGAATTACACCATTAATACTTGGAGACATAAACAACTATAGTAAAATAAGGAGTATAGTTCTAGATAATTTGCAAGTCCATAAGTTAAATTTGGACTTTCATCACCGCATACTGTACCCATAAATCAGTGAAAAATACTTCCCATTCacattttcccctttttagaAGCTTCAAAGAACAAAATTATCATCCTAtccaatttcaaaaactttaaAAGCAAAAAGATTTATCAAATAGggaatattaattaaaatagaGAAAAGGGTAAATGCAAAATGATATTTATATTAACCTGGTAGAGAACTATGGCGAGAACAGCGACGAGAAGGAAGAAGGAAAGAAGCCATGAGAGTAGATCGCCCATGGCTCCTTCTCTACTTTCTTGAATCTAAAATATGATTGTATTTAATCAAAATTATAggtttattttggtttttcaaaatataaccTTGAGCATGTTAATAATGAAGCACCTTTGATCCAACTAACAAAAtagatttaaaaataattgtgactataaaaaataaaaataaataaaaaaacacgACAAAAATGGATTGATTTTTTAACCGATCGAGACAGACTAGGTCGGGttgctctcaatttttttttaaaaaataaaacagacTGATCTAGGTCGTTTTTTTATGTGCCAAAATCgtgaaaataaaaaactgacTAAGCTCGGTCGGTTATTTGATATctttattgaaaagtttgacCAAAGTTTTGATCAGAAAGAACGATCGAGCTGGTCGGCTTACGAATTTAAATAAAATCGACCGAGCCCAATCGATTATACCAAAAACATTTTTGCGGAATATGTAAACAACCAAGCTCGGTGGTGTTTTATTTTCCCTGTTTTGGTGCAAAAAGATCAACTGAGCACGATCGATtttatatcataaaaaaaaaattgggatcaAATCGATCGAGTCAGTCGGCTTTTCAATCGGTCCGGAAGTCGATCAATTTTTGTCGTGTCTTTAGTAGTATTTTTGGGTAGTCACGTTAGTTTTTAAGTTCATTCTGTTAGTAGACCAAATGCGCTCTGCTATAGCAAATTTAAGGAGCTAAAAAAGCTCAAGGTTATTTTTTGAAGGACCAAAATAGACGTACTCCCATAGATAAAACATAATTTTAGTTAAAAACTCGGGAAAATAATGTTTGTGTTTACTTTAAGATTAATAAAAGGGGTAATTTCAATAATGTACAATCTAGCATACAAAATTACATTTGCGTAGTCATATTTTTAAACTACACCCGCATAGCCACTTTTTCACGGTATACAccattatacaacaatatacaactttatacacctgCAGTAcacaatgtatcaaccttgtataaaaagcatataataatgtataagaggtaTTTATACACAATTTTACACTGTTATACAagattatataaatttatacaagAGGTGTAAAACACTTTTACactagtatacaatattatacaaacttaTACAAGATGTACTTATACATAAGAGGGGTTTAACATAATGTATAGaggtatttatacacatttttacactgttatacaaaattatacaaaaattaattttgatcCCCTACGAATACACCCAAGACCATCGAGAAAAACAGCTAAAAAACATGTCATGGATACACCATAGGCATCTTGCTccattaaaaaaatcataaaaacagAGCATCTCCATAATCCAGCCAATTCTTCCACCAAGCTCTACAAACAAAGCGCCACAAAAGGCTCTCACCTTCACAAAAGCGGAGAACATGATTTTAGCTGATTATGCACAACCTACAAATGATGGGAATGATTTGCttatgaatgaaaatggatatgtccAGCTTTGACTTCCCCGCAATGGACAATGAGATGAGCATATGAATACAAGCCGATCGTCGTGATAATGGCTAAGTCgggtaaaaaattaaaaatgggcTAAAACGGGTAATTAGTTTTCCCAAGTTATCGGAGGGTGTAAAATCTCTTAATAATGTACCGTTGGGATGcttcttttcttattctttttccaaaaaaaaaaaaaaaaaaaaaaaaaaagaatcttgtGTTGCAATATTAATAGTTTTTGACTGGTTATTGTACAATTGGAAGTATAGAATCTATATctacatataatataaagctaggaaTAGTCAATCCTATATAACACCTCTCTAAGGCCTTCattgcatttatcttttttctcctttttttgatattttctcttcttcttcttctttgcgTCATAAATTCCAACTAAATGCAACAATCAAATGCAATTAAGTCCATTAAATTTTAAGTTTGAATCATCCCATGTAGCAGCCCACGTTTCTCATATTTTTGCCTTTTAAAGTGCAATAACTTCTCTATTTAAATTCTTTCTAATAAAGGCTTATtaattatctatatataattaaaaagaggatagtttgcAATAGTATTGTGACAAGTGGCAGCGTGACAGAATGCCAAGTGTTAcaattattttagaaaatagttaattagttattaaGTAGTTATTAGTTAGTgttatttaataatatat encodes:
- the LOC132064040 gene encoding protein cornichon homolog 4-like, which gives rise to MGDLLSWLLSFFLLVAVLAIVLYQVMSLADLESDYVNPYDSASEINRLVVPEFILQGALCFLHLVMGHWLMCLICLPYLYYDVKVYTDRRHLLDVTEIFNQLPWEKKIRLYKLGYLGIVLVFSIICMIWSIVAE